From Streptomyces sp. NBC_00775, one genomic window encodes:
- a CDS encoding TetR family transcriptional regulator, with protein sequence MRTVDGRVAGRRGQATRQKLLDCLSEMLSSSPYRDVKVIDVARKAGTSPATFYQYFPDVEGAVLEIAEQMAAEGAGLTQLLEGRSWVGKAGWQTAQELVDGFLEFWRRNDAILRVVDLGAAEGDKRFYKIRMKILNSVNNSLTDTVTDLQSKGKVDKDVNPAAMAGSLVAMLAAVASHQKGFQTWGVKQAELKPNLALLVHLGVTGKKPTK encoded by the coding sequence GTGCGTACCGTCGACGGCCGCGTGGCCGGACGGCGTGGGCAGGCGACTCGGCAGAAGCTGCTCGACTGCCTCAGCGAGATGCTCAGCTCCTCGCCCTACCGGGACGTCAAAGTCATTGATGTCGCCCGGAAGGCGGGGACTTCGCCCGCGACCTTCTACCAGTACTTCCCGGACGTCGAAGGCGCCGTCCTGGAGATCGCCGAGCAAATGGCCGCGGAGGGCGCCGGGTTGACCCAGCTGCTCGAAGGGCGTTCCTGGGTCGGCAAGGCCGGCTGGCAGACCGCGCAGGAACTCGTCGACGGCTTCCTGGAGTTCTGGCGCAGGAACGACGCGATCCTGCGGGTCGTCGATCTGGGCGCCGCCGAGGGCGACAAGCGGTTCTACAAGATCCGTATGAAGATCCTGAACTCCGTGAACAACTCCCTTACGGACACGGTCACCGACCTCCAGTCCAAGGGCAAGGTCGACAAGGACGTGAACCCGGCGGCGATGGCCGGTTCCCTTGTCGCCATGCTCGCGGCGGTGGCCTCGCACCAGAAGGGCTTCCAGACGTGGGGCGTCAAGCAGGCTGAACTCAAGCCGAATCTCGCGCTGTTGGTGCACCTCGGCGTAACCGGCAAGAAGCCGACGAAGTAA